One Micromonospora craniellae genomic region harbors:
- a CDS encoding RRQRL motif-containing zinc-binding protein, producing the protein MTDFADHIGLRVRFYDPLGTRHGFPTFPYRMAPAGLATMRQLRAAGLRPGGHDPVAQILWRRGKRVAYLYRLDWAKPKRTATPAQRAAIGKALRARRTCRYCGEVKPYYIPRRYGECLDCHEGSTS; encoded by the coding sequence GTGACTGACTTCGCCGACCACATCGGTCTCAGGGTTCGCTTCTACGACCCGCTCGGCACCCGGCACGGGTTCCCCACCTTCCCCTACCGCATGGCCCCCGCTGGCCTGGCCACCATGCGGCAACTCCGCGCCGCCGGCCTTCGCCCCGGTGGTCACGACCCGGTCGCGCAGATCCTCTGGCGACGCGGCAAGCGGGTCGCCTACCTCTACCGCCTCGACTGGGCTAAACCCAAGCGCACCGCCACCCCCGCCCAACGCGCCGCCATCGGGAAGGCGCTGCGTGCCCGTCGTACCTGCCGCTACTGCGGCGAGGTGAAGCCCTACTACATCCCCCGCCGCTACGGCGAATGCCTCGACTGCCACGAAGGGAGCACCTCGTGA
- a CDS encoding DUF6197 family protein has translation MKATHPPTDLQVTSADLLRMAARYLELRGWTQGNPYESGEHPAFPPACTLGAITLAVYGTPTSIESQQCGDPTAAILRDNTVRCLADFLWHDGRTPDFDSTSGSWTSTTEIVAEWNDEPTQTLTDVLDILHAAADEWDRLHITGGEKR, from the coding sequence ATGAAGGCTACCCACCCACCCACCGACCTACAGGTTACATCCGCTGACCTGCTGCGGATGGCTGCTCGCTACCTCGAACTGCGCGGTTGGACCCAGGGCAACCCCTATGAGTCGGGCGAACATCCCGCCTTCCCGCCGGCCTGCACCCTCGGTGCCATCACGTTGGCCGTCTACGGCACCCCCACCAGCATCGAAAGCCAGCAATGCGGCGACCCGACAGCCGCCATCCTGCGAGACAACACGGTCCGCTGCCTGGCCGACTTTCTCTGGCATGACGGCCGCACCCCTGACTTCGACTCCACCAGCGGCTCCTGGACCTCCACCACGGAAATCGTCGCCGAGTGGAACGACGAGCCCACCCAAACCCTGACCGACGTTCTCGACATCCTCCACGCCGCCGCCGACGAGTGGGACCGCCTCCACATCACCGGAGGTGAGAAGCGATGA
- a CDS encoding FtsK/SpoIIIE domain-containing protein: MATATASPSAGVPVGPGLSMFDPIFLGIDEFGQPVYITLAYRNLLAGGEPGGGKSGLLNTIAAHAALSVDSRLVLLDGKLVELGQWEDSADAFIGPDITAALDVLRRLQVVMNNRYAWLRAHNRRKVTAADRLSVITVLVDEIAFYSATVGAKQEQEEFVALLRDLVARGRAAGIPVVAATQRPSFDIIPTSLRDLFGYRAAFRCTTSNSSNIVLGHGWAEQGYSATDIAPTNQGAAYLIAEGGVPRRIKVAFLTDAQISGIADYAAWIRRPGTITTPPGSPADWGMAA, translated from the coding sequence ATGGCTACCGCTACCGCCTCCCCGTCTGCGGGGGTTCCGGTGGGTCCCGGCCTGTCGATGTTCGACCCGATCTTCCTCGGTATCGACGAGTTCGGCCAACCCGTTTACATCACCCTCGCCTACCGCAACCTCCTCGCCGGTGGCGAACCCGGCGGAGGTAAGTCCGGCCTACTCAACACCATCGCCGCCCACGCCGCTCTCTCCGTCGACTCCCGCCTCGTCCTCCTCGACGGCAAACTCGTCGAACTCGGCCAGTGGGAAGACTCCGCCGACGCCTTCATCGGCCCCGACATCACCGCCGCCCTCGACGTCCTGCGACGCCTCCAGGTCGTGATGAATAACCGCTACGCGTGGCTGCGCGCCCACAACCGGCGCAAGGTCACCGCCGCCGACCGCCTGTCCGTCATCACCGTCCTGGTCGACGAGATTGCCTTCTACTCCGCGACCGTCGGTGCCAAGCAGGAACAGGAAGAGTTCGTCGCTCTCCTGCGCGACCTGGTCGCCCGGGGACGTGCCGCCGGTATCCCGGTGGTCGCCGCCACGCAACGGCCGTCGTTCGACATCATCCCCACCTCACTGCGGGACCTGTTCGGCTACCGGGCCGCGTTCCGCTGCACCACCTCCAACAGCTCGAACATCGTGCTGGGTCACGGGTGGGCCGAGCAGGGCTATTCCGCCACTGACATCGCCCCCACCAACCAGGGAGCCGCCTACCTCATCGCCGAAGGCGGTGTCCCGCGCCGCATCAAGGTCGCCTTCCTGACCGACGCCCAGATCTCCGGCATCGCGGACTACGCCGCGTGGATCCGCCGGCCCGGCACCATCACCACCCCGCCCGGCTCCCCCGCTGACTGGGGGATGGCGGCATGA